ttaaaataatgacaaaatcagATAATTTTAAATCGCATATTCTATAAAAATGTGTATCTGAACCATTAGGGTATGCCTGAGAACTGATTTGGTAGAAATCAAAGTcaatatctaaaagaaattacaatatttcaacctGAAGAATACTTTTCCCACATTTTTCTCGTATGTCTAAGGATATTTCATTATCAACAAATCCGCAATTAATCTAGAAGATATAATGGATGCACACCACTCTTTAGTGAGATGTAAGAATAACTGCTCTCCAGTTTTCTTACCTGCCCCAGAAGCTCATCATTTGTAAAACCTTTATGGAAATCATGTGTGTCTGTTTTTCCATCTTTCACAAGTCGAACTCCATTTTCATCTTCGTCTGCTTCATCTTCTTTGATGTATTGATCATAAACTTCACGGGCGTCCAGCATTTGCTGCAGAAAGTCGACTTTCTGATAAAAAAAGTTGATGAAGgaatgaatgctttatttcactAGATGCTTCACAGTATGTAAAATAATAAAGAATGAAAAGAAACGGTGTCTTACTGAAGTTGTACAAAGTCAAAAAAGAAGAACATTGCAGTATTGTATAATCTGGTAGATGTACAAATACTAAAAGTAAAAAACATGTGAACAAGACATGTAGAGTTCCCTAACTTCGTATATGAAACTCTTTGAAATAGTAAATATGTTCACATGAAGAATATTTAACAAATGTACCCGgtagtattttttcaaaacgaGGCTACACAGCGCACGCTAATCCAGGCTCAGGTTCGGTGACTCCATACGTCAAAAAGCACTAAATATGCATAAAGCgtccatttctgtacaatatTGAGCAcgaataataaaataaaataagtaaaaAGAACATTACATTAATTGTCCGATAGAAATCACAGAAAATTGGGTTTTTGAGTGGCGACTGTCTCAAACACACCGCCATAATAAATTGCATGTCGCTTACAACGGCCTAGGTCGAGTTCATAGAAGAGGCACTATGATGAAAACTTTACTGTTaacagtaaaaattcttctttgtTATATTTGGGTAGTTTCCGAACTTTTAAAATTCTATCGAAATATGTCTGATGCATTATTCTACTTTTTGTGACAGAGAACTCTAACACACTCAGAGAGAAGTTAGTAACGAAGATTATGATTTTCCTACCTTCTCTGAGGGATCTTGTTGTTTTCGTATTTCGACTGTGGTTTCAGTTAAATTTACGAAGTATTTGATGACTCTTTGCTTGAAAAATCCAATGTTCAGCCAGTTGAGGAGTGGTATCACAAACGGAAAGAGGACTGTCGTTACATTAAGATTTAAAATGAAAGAGAAGTTGAAGAGTTAGTATATTAATACAATGCAGGGTTAAGGAGTTGACGTTCAGAACACaccgtaatttgcatatttgatgctCCATAACCGTGTTTTATCGAGttcatatttatcaaaattatttcacgATTAAAGATAAAGGAATGACTAACCAAGGCAAAATGACAAATGGGAAAGTAATTTGAAACCATTTGATCTTGCAGGCGGGTTAAACAGGCACGTTAAACAATATGCACTTGTCCATAATAAAAGGTCCGGGAAAATAAAAGCTCTGGCAAGTATACTAGTATTTcgtaaagaaatcaaaatagtaaaaatatTATTCTAAGCGATAAACATCCCTATGAAGGCGAAAGTTTATTTGCAATCGATTCTACTATCAGTTCGATTATTATTTACATACGATTCGTTATTTATAGTATGATTTTTATTTGATTATCGGAACTAGCTAAAACGTCATGTTCATTCTTAAATCAAGACACACACACTTAGCGATATCGTAGGCAGGAAAAGTACCTACAAACAGCCATAAACACCGGATTAAAAAAGTCAATGGAAAAGGCTTCCTTGACATGCTTGACAAAAGGATGGCCAGGTTGCTCTTGTGAGTTCACATCCACTCCAAATCCAGCACTGCCAATACTATCAACCACATAGCCACCAAAGACGCtgaggaaattaaaaaaatgacaacTTCAGGTCAACAGGTTGGTTTAATGTGCAGTTTCCTTTTCATCAAAGGAATTACGAGTATTTGACTCATGGATCACTGACTGACCACGTGTCGTATAATTCAGTaaataaaaatgtatatttatagGTCAAAACAAGCCTGGCCTTGGGTGTAGCTACAATAATAGACTTTCAGACGAAAGGCAACGAAAATATGAACGCAGTTGTTTTGGAACGCTATCCATTGGAGTCTTTCGGAGTTAATGACTTACTCTTTGCATTGTACTTGCTTTCCTTCTTTGCTGTGTTTACCAAGAATTCTTATCATAGTGTCTGCAGCACTATTTACAATAGGAGTCATCTGAGAAGATACAATGTGATATGCTCCGTTACAGGAACATGTACGTGCAGATATACCCATCGTAAACTTCCTACATTTTACAGTTACTCGAGATAAGGACCTTTTCTATTTTTAGTCTTCTCATATTGAAGTTTGTATTATCATTATGTTTTGTTATTGTGCTTGATGTTCCTTATTTTTGCGAAATATTCTCATTCTATATTACGTGTGATACTTTAGAATAAACAATCTACGAATTAGTAGAAGCTTAAACATTAACGTATTACAAGTATCAACAACATCTATAAGGAAATCTGTTCCGGCTTTATTAAAGGACGGCGATTCGGCTGTCaacaaaacaataacaatgaagcTTAGAAGTGTGCAGGGTGACTTGGCAAGCATGATGATTCGTATGTTTACACGCTTGGGAGTAGCTATGgcgcaaaatgttatgattGCCGTTAACACAAAGCTAGTGAAAACtttatcaacagttacagctatgTTGTTCACTTTATCCTTTGTCGTGTGTCGTTAGATGTGAAGCTAGACAGAAATAGGACTGTTATCTCACAGTTCtcattttcgctccgctgaaaGCTGGTGTGAGAGTGTTCCTTTTGTTCTTCCAATTTTGATCAACGAGGACCGTCAGCCCATGGTTGAATGGTCTACTTTCCAGTGGTATACGCTGTGAAACATCGAAGCATTGAATATGAGTAAAATCATTGTCTTTCATCATAGGCATATCAATGCAACGTTATGTTAAGAACACAattgcataaaatttgtttaCCTCAATGCAAACACCAACTTTTACATCTAAAATGATAAAGTTTATGTCGCCGTCATCCCTTGTGCTATTTCTTATATTAATTTTCTAATGCATGTAGagatttaaaataaattatattcTCTGTTGCACACAgtctcaaaaataatatttcgcTTGCCACAGTGTGTTTCCTTCTGTGAAATATCTCTGCATTGCACAACCCTCTATAATGTTGGATGGGCTTTTTGAAGTACCAATTGACTAGGATGTGACGTTCTTCTGTAGTCATGCACATCTCCGAATGTTTCAGATCGTCTGGATATAGGCCATACCAGGCGATTTAGACATTGACAGTTAGCAAATCAAATAGAAGTTAAAGAATTAATAGTTTGCTGAAACATTAATGTACTCACTCTTCTGTTGTAAAAGGAGGTGAAGTGCTTGACGCAAATCTGCTTACACATCTCAGGGTCTACCACTTCAAGCACTGGTTGACGCCCTTCGTAAATCCTGggtaaaacattttaaattccCAAATGAGATTTATGAGCCAAAGTCCCAAGGCTCTtaaaaagtaaatcaaaatAACAACAAGAAGAGATTTTTATAGCTTTTTATAATCGGCAAGCATCGCATCCATGTTGATATGTATGAATAGGAAGAAAGTAATAATCTCCTTTAAACAGCAAATGCACTGCATGATAGAGCTTGTCATCCTGGCGCTTACGTGGTTATCAAGTCAGCTGACTGTAAATCGCCGATTTGTTATCAAATAAGATGGCTTGAAGGAAAAAAAACCGACGATGTAAATTTAACAGCACATTCCAATAGCAACTATTTTGTCGTCTGAAAAATAATTTAACccaatgtttgtttgttggatCGTAGCAAAATTTACACTttggagaaaatttagccatcAGTCGATATTGATGTTTTATGTGTCGATGGTAGCCCATTTAATgatgtaaaaaatcaaatgttatatcaaagatatcaacaCCACAGATGCCAAAGAATTGTAGGCCTGTTAACGTTCGTCTAAACGAAACGAGAGGGTGTAATGTTAATGCCACTTCGCGAAGGCAGCGATTTCCGAGTTTTAAAATTAGTAAGCATCATCAAAATGGATATCATGGAAAAATTCAACAGCAAAATGgattttttcattatctttTTAGGTTTTACAACCATTCAAACCCCACAAAAAGGGTTTAGTGGAAAGTTATTTTACTGCTTAATAATCGTTTTGATTAAAATGTAGCCTTACAATTGATATCATGCTGTTTCCTAAAGCCAACTTATATGGCCtttaattttttgtgttaataaaCATTGCGGTCCGATTACGAATGTTTTCGACTTTTGTAATGACTTATGAGCATCTATCACTTACCCGAAGACTTTGCCGTATTTCTTGTGCCACTCCATCTCTTTGTCTTGAAAACCCTACAAAGACATACATGTAACGATATCAAACACTTTCAATAGATTATTTCAAACCTCTTGGTAAGTTTAAATGCAAGCAAAATATCTGTAGAGCGATGTGcttcaaaaaaagaattttGGACTCTTGAAACAATGTGTAAATATATTGCCAGGACGCATAAAACAGGTTAAACAAGAGATCGAACTTTGATACTTCGTGAAATATTAACCTCTGCATTTTGCAATTAACATACAAAGGATTGCCTACACAACAACTTAAACgcgcaatataattttttgttaCTGCATCGTCATACTTTACATGGATGTCCCTAAAGCCAATTTACATTTGTGGAGCTGAAATTCATATTGACGTTGGCTAAATGTCATTGCCTATGAACGCTAAATAGCGTTGTCAAGCATATTTGCAGTTATTGCGTATGCGAGGGACCAATTAAGGGTGTCGATGTGATTAAAACACTCCGCGGCTGAGCCGCAAAATACAACCCTTCGTTTCAGAGGAACCCGTAAACAAAAAACTCGCAGacactttaaataaataaatagaaagtCAGATAGGCAAACAGAGACTTTGAAAGATGGAGGGACGCTTAGAAATTATAGGACGGAAAGTAATCAGGAAAGATAGACAAGACTGACATATTGACCAATTAGATATGTGGAGATACAAattgattgactgactgactcACTGGGATATAGACAGGTCTTTGAAACTCACCGTGCTCAACTGAATGAAGTTTCCTACAAGTGGCCATGGTGTTGGTCCAGGAATTCCCATATTTCGGAATGTGGAAAATGGCCATGTTGCATACCTGCGATAGGCATGACAACAAAATGTAAGcgttttgttgttgacattttcaatCTGATATAGTATTGACATGGTAAACATTTCAGTGACTGTTTAAATTCGCGACACAGAAGAAATTTTGTCTGAAAAACTATGTAAATAACATAATATATTGTGTTATTTTGTGCACTACCTGTCATTAAATTAGCAAATATGTTTCAATTATTGTCATTTGTAGCATACAAATTCTTTAGCCCGAAAGCACGTTTTTAGAAATACTCAGGCTGTACCAGACTTGCAAACTATATGTCGAACACAAACCGTTCCCCGCACTGAATCTGATAAAGAATATTGTAACGTCGGTGTATAGTTTCACATTCACGCAAAATTGCGTGAGTTTACTCGAAGTCCTACAGCTTTCTCTATATTATATCCAGTTGGTCCGATGTTATAATTAAAGTGAAGATTATTCCATACGGTATAGCAGCTGCTCCTGTTGCGGTACCGGAAGGCTTCACTGCCCTGACATGGTTATAGTTAGCGTAGGGACAGGGGAATCTCACACCGGAGTTCTGCACTTCACAGCCGACCTTGGATTTCCCCACTCCTAAATGGGTCACTTGCACTGTCACGTTACTTATTACAAACCTTCTAATCTCCCTTTTTTACCTTGGAAGTCCTTAACCTTATTGTTCATCTGTCAATATTTGTTTCATCGAACAAAACCGAAAATCCCGAATTTAAACAGAAACCTAATGCATATGTGAGTTTTACTAATTTAGAATGCTTTCATTCGacctcaaaatttaaaaaaatgcagTACAGACAATACCCTTTGAGTACACTTCTGTGTTGCCTTCAATAGTCTCCATAACTTGACCGTTTTCAATGTCAAATCccgttttgaatgtcaaatgttgTTGAATGTCCTCATCTGACACGAACATTTCGAGTTGTTGGGCAAAAGTAGACGCCAGGAGTGTTCCAACCACCTGCCTTGCCATCTGCCTTTGTGAGTACGTCATTTGGTTGACTTTTTGCTGACACTGCAATCGCCCACTCTCTGTCCGAGATACGCTATTCGACTTTTGTgtgttgtttttccaacaaaatGTTATGTCAAATACTTACAAGTAAAACAGGACCAGTGCTATCACAGAAAGCGGCATCCAGGCAGATACTTCCAAGCCAAACAACTCCATGATTCAGTCGATCTCACTCCAGAAATCACTGTGTACTGTTCACTGCAACTAGGTACTAGCGCCTATGTAAACTTTTAACAGTTCTTTGGCTTTAAGTAAGAATGTTGAGAGTGCGCGCGCATCGCACGAAGGTCGCTCACCTTTTTGTGCAGTGTGCAGAGCACATGAATGACTCATTCAAGAAGAATATAGGTTGCGAAATCTTAAATGCGACCTACTTTACAGTGTCTAATAATCGACTGCTTACATGGTACTATATCTAAGGTCATGACACTAATGTACACGATACTAGCATTTTACGTTAACTGAGTATCTACATCAAGGTTTGCATgtacctagacttggttcaagtctgtgatttttgaatgtttgagtggggtgaacgcgataatTTGTCTTCTATTTTCATGGGGAAcgtgtgagtggggtgaacgcaatgagaggggtgaacgctatacaggggagtttcccCTGGAATCAcaggtgaatccggcagaaactaactcactactgcgcagactcaaaggtaacgtgTTCACTTAATCGCAAGGAAAATCTGGCCTGAGGCCATGGCTGctaaattccaaataggtttgtataaaataggagagacacaagaaaagtattacaaaagtttttttagaaattcaccgacttaaACTAAGTCTTGCATGTACCATACAAACGCCACTACATCGATAGCCAAAATCTCGCTGCTTACAAAGTCGGAAATATTGTTAATTTTCCTGTACAAGTAACAAGAAACTTGCTTGAAACTTGATAATGCTGCAAACAATAACATCgggaaaatttaaaaacaagtgTAAGACGAGTTCGGCGCGTTCATTAATTAACATATCTTACACAATACTCAGAGACTCTAAATAGTGACCAACAGAAGAACAAGTGCGAGATCGTGAGTTTACCATGGACTCCACATGAATGCACAAGCAGCCAATGACACATATTTCAAATAGCCCTGGTGCTTACAGGTGTTAGCGCACCAGAAATCCATTAACAGTGAGGCATGATATCTTATCAGAGTCAGATTATAACTATGGAGTCGTTCCGACGGTGGTTAGTCGTTAGCTGAAGACACAATGGAAGATAGAAGCAAAGTGTAATTTAAACATATCAAAAATCGCATTGTCGGAAAGACAGCATTTGCAATTAAAACAGTAACAATGCCACCCATAGGCACTTTTCATGAAATACCTGATCGCAGATGCTACTGTTCTTCGTATATATTTGCAGTTACAACTGCAAATAAGAACATTTCAATGTGATATTATGTATAGGTTATCGCAAGAGTAACGGTGCGCTTACGGTTGTTATCACAGCACTTTGTCATCAGTTTGTAAAAGCCACTCGGCCTGCGGCCACGTGACTTTCAAAACTGATGACCAAAAGTGTCGTGATAACAACCGTAA
The DNA window shown above is from Ptychodera flava strain L36383 chromosome 5, AS_Pfla_20210202, whole genome shotgun sequence and carries:
- the LOC139133893 gene encoding cytochrome P450 3A8-like; this translates as MELFGLEVSAWMPLSVIALVLFYLYATWPFSTFRNMGIPGPTPWPLVGNFIQLSTGFQDKEMEWHKKYGKVFGIYEGRQPVLEVVDPEMCKQICVKHFTSFYNRRRIPLESRPFNHGLTVLVDQNWKNKRNTLTPAFSGAKMRTMTPIVNSAADTMIRILGKHSKEGKQVQCKDVFGGYVVDSIGSAGFGVDVNSQEQPGHPFVKHVKEAFSIDFFNPVFMAVFLFPFVIPLLNWLNIGFFKQRVIKYFVNLTETTVEIRKQQDPSEKKVDFLQQMLDAREVYDQYIKEDEADEDENGVRLVKDGKTDTHDFHKGFTNDELLGQSLIFFVAGYETTSTMMSFLAYSMATNPDVQDKLCAEIDDVMANYDEVTYDAVSKMPYLDMVVCETLRMYPPAIRFDRECNEDVTISGIHIPKGMFIAVAIYAIHHDPNIYPEPEKFIPERFTKEEKEKRHPYAWLPFGAGPRNCIGMRFALLEAKIGLARIFQGFTFEPCAETEIPPKLGKAGFLTPPAGVKLTVKART